The Variovorax sp. S12S4 genome includes the window ACCTGCAGCTGTCGATTCGCGGCTTCGGTGCGCGCTCCACCTTCGGGGTGCGGGGCGTGCGGCTGTATGTCGACGGTATTCCTGCCACGCTGCCCGACGGCCAGGGCCAGACTTCCAACATCGACATCGGCTCGCTCGATCGCGTCGAGATCCTGCGCGGACCGTTTTCGGCGCTCTACGGCAACTCTTCGGGCGGCGTGCTGCAGGCCTTCACCGCGTCGGGCGAGGGCGCGCCGCGCCTTTCGTATTCGGCGGCCGGCGGGAGCTTCGGTACCTGGCGGCAGTCGCTGCAAGGCAGCGGATCGCAAGGCGCAATCGATTACCTGCTGAACGCCAGCCGCTTTCAGACCGACGGCTGGCGCGAGCACAGCGCGGCCCGGCGCGACATCGCCAACGGCAAGCTCGGCATCGCGCTGGACAACGGCGACAAGCTCACACTGGTGCTCAACAGCGTGCGCATCAGCGCGCAAGACCCGCTGGGCCTCACGGCCGACCAGTACGCGCTGGCGCCACGCAGCGCGGCGCTGGCCACGCAGTTCGACACGCGCAAGACGGTCGAGCAGACGCAGGCCGGCCTGCTCTATGAACGACGCGTGAGTGCTTCGCAGTCGCTGCGGCTCATGGTGTACGGCGGCGAGCGCAAGACCGTGCAGTACCAGTCGATTCCGCTCGGCCCTCAACAGAATCCGCTGCATGCGGGCGGGGTGATCGATCTGTCGCGCCAGTACGGCGGGGTCGACCTGCGCTGGACCGCCGCATTGCAGATGGCCGACCGGCCGCTCGACCTTGCCGTGGGCCTTGGCTACGACAGCCTGCGCGAGCAGCGCCGCGGCTACGAGAACTACCTCGGCCGCGTGGCCTCGCCCGTGCTGGGCGTGCAAGGCCGCCTGCGGCGCAGCGAGCGCAACGAGGTCTGGAACCTCGACCCCTATGCACAAGCCACCTGGCGCCTGGCCGAGCAGTGGACGCTGGAGGCCGGCGTGCGCCGAAGCAGCGTGCACTTCGATTCGCAAGACCGCTATATCGTGGGCGCCAACCGCGACGACAGCGGCAGTGCGCGCTACAGCAAGACGCTCCCGGTCGCCTCGCTGCGCTACGAGGCAACGCCGGACCTGGCGCTCTACGGCTCGATCGGCCGCGGCTTCGAGACGCCCACGCTCAACGAACTCTCGTACCGGGTGGGCGGCGCCAGCGGGCTCAACTTTGCCTTGCGGCCCTCGGTCAACGACAGCGTGGAAGTGGGTGCCAAGGCAAGGCTGGGTGGAGGCCTGCTGACGGCCGCGCTGTTCCAGACCCGCACCCGCGACGAGATCGTGACCGACACCAACAGCGGTGGCCGCGCCACGTTCCAGAACGCGGGCCGCACGCGGCGCAACGGATTCGAACTGGCTTGGCAGCATGAAACGGCCAACCACTGGCGCACGCAGCTTGCCTATACATGGCTGGACGCACGCTACCGCGATGCCTTCTGCTCGCCGTCGCCCTGTGCGGTATCCAACACAGTGGCGGCGGGCAACCGCATTCCCGGCATTGCACGGCAATCGCTCTTTGCATCGCTCGGCTGGGTGCCGCCCGAAGGCTGGCGGGCCGGCGCCGAGGTGCGCGCGCTGGGCCGCATGCAGGCGAACGACGCCAACACCGCCAGCGCGCCGGGCTACGCGGTCGCGGCGCTCTACGCCGGCTACTTGAAGAAGTGGGAGCGTTGGGAGTTCAACGCCTTTGCGCGGGTCGATAACCTGTTCGACCGCCGCTATGTGGGGTCGGTCATCGTCAACGAGGGCAATGCGCGCTATTACGAGCCCGCGCCGGGCCGCAACTGGACGGTAGGCCTGAGCGGCGCTTACCGCTTCTGACCCACCGCCGGTGGCTTTTTTTGAGGCCGGCCGCAGCGCAGCGCGGCAGCCTGGGTGGTCGCTTCCCAGGTGAACTCGGGCTCTTCGCGGCCGAAGTGGCCGTAGGCCGCGGTCTTCTGGTAGATCGGGCGCAGCAGGTCGAGCATCTGGATGATGCCTTTCGGACGCAGGTCGAAGAACTCGCGCACGAGTTCGGCGATCTTGTCGTCGGGGATCACGCCGGTGCCTTCGGTGTAGACCGTGATGTTCATCGGCTGCGCCACGCCGATGGCGTAGGCCACCTGGATCTGACACTGGCGCGCCAGGCCCGCGGCCACGATGTTCTTGGCCACGTAGCGCGCGGCGTAGGCGGCCGAGCGGTCGACCTTCGACGGGTCTTTGCCGGAGAACGCGCCGCCGCCGTGCGGGCAGGCGCCGCCGTAGGTGTCGACGATGATCTTGCGGCCCGTGAGGCCGCAGTCGCCCTGCGGACCGCCGATGACGAAGCGGCCGGTCGGGTTGATCAGGTAGCGCGTGTTCTGCAGCCATTCCTTCGGCAGCACGGGCTTGATGATCTCTTCGATGATGGCTTCGTTGAACGAGGCCTTCATCTTGGTGGGCGTTTCGCTCTGGTCGGGGCTGTGCTGGGTGGAGAGCACCACGGTGTCGATGCTGTGCGGCTTGCCGTCCACATAGCGCATCGTCACCTGGCTCTTGGCGTCGGGGCGCAAGAAGGGCAGGCGGCCGTCCTTGCGCAACTGGGCCTGGCGCTCCACGAGGCGGTGTGCGTAGTAGATGGGCGCGGGCATCAGCTCGGGCGTTTCGTCGCAGGCGTAGCCGAACATCAGGCCCTGGTCGCCGGCGCCGGTGTTCAGGTGGTCGTCGCTGGCGTGGTCCACGCCCTGGGCGATGTCGTTGGACTGCTTGTCGTAGCAGACCATCACGGCGCAACCCTTGTAGTCGATGCCGTAGTCGGTGTTGTCGTAGCCGATGCGCTTGATGGTGTCGCGCGCCACCTGGATGTAGTCGACGTGCGCGTTGGTCGTGATTTCGCCGGCGAGCACCACGAGGCCGGTGTTGGTCAGCGTTTCGGCGGCCACGCGGCTGCGGGGGTCCTGCTCGAAGATCGCGTCCAGGATGGCATCCGAGATCTGGTCGGCGACTTTGTCGGGGTGGCCTTCAGAGACCGATTCGGAAGTGAAGAGGAAGTCGTTCGCCATTTTGTTCAAAGCTCCTTGAAGTGACTTGGCGCGTTGCCAACTCTGCGGAGCCCTGGCGAACGCTTTAGCAGATGCCGACAAATCGGCGGGGCACAATCGCTCTTGCGCTTGTGTTTGTCGCCCTGCAAGTTGTTCCGTAACTCGGCGACAATTTGCATTCTATTCGAGCCGGGCCCAATCGTGCGCGCGCGTCCTGGTATTCACTCCCTGTTGCCCATGGTCACCCTGTTCCGCCTGCTTGCCCGTGTACCGATGCCGTTGATGCATCGGCTCGGCGCGTTGCTGGGCTGGATGGTCTGGTGGTGCGCCCCCGACTACCGCCGGCGTTTCAAGGCCAATGCCGAAAACGCGGGCTTCACCCCCGACCAGTACCGCCCGGCCATCGCCGCCGCCGGCCACATGGCCGCCGAGCTGCCCTGGCTCTGGCTGCGCCCGCAGGGCGAAAGCGTGTTGCGGCGCGTGGTGCGCTGGGAAGGCGTCGAGGCCTTCGAGGCCGCCATGCAGGCGAAAAAGGGCGTGATCCTGGTGGCGCCGCATCTGGGCAGTTGGGAGATGTGCGGCCAGGCCATCGGCGAGCGCTTTCTCCAGGCCTACGGACCGATCACCGCGCTGTTTCGCCCCGCGCGCAAGAAATGGATGGCCGAACTGATTGCCGCGGGCTCGCGTGACCGGCCCGGCCTGCAGACGCTGCCCACCAACAACACTGGCGTGCGCGGCCTCATCCGCACGCTGCGCAGCGGTGGCTACACCGGCATCCTGCCCGACCAGGTGCCACCGCTGGGGCAGGGCGTATGGGCGCCTTTTCTTGGCCGGCCGGCCTACACCATGACGCTGCTGCCGCGCCTCGCGCAGCAGACCGGCGCCGCCTGTTTCCTGAGCGTGTGCGAAAGGCTGCCGCGCGGTGCGGGCTACGTGATTCGCTTCGAACCGATCATGGGCACTGCGCTCACCGATCCCAAGGCGTCCATCGAAGACGCTGCAGCTGCAATGAACGATGCCATCGGCCGCTTGATCCACAGCCTGCCCGGCCAATACGTGTGGGACTACGCACGCTACAAGGAGCCGCGCGGCGAGACCGTCGTGGCGGCTGCGGCCAATGGGGAGCAGGCGCAATGAGTCTCGGCTCCCGACTCGGCATCGGTTTCATGCGCGCGATTGCGCCGCTGCCCCTGCCGCTGGTACGTGGCTTCGGCGCGCTGCTGGGCCGCGTGCTCCACACCGTCGCGGTACCGCGACGGCGCGTGGTCGACACCAACCTGGCCGTGTGCTTTCCCGGCAAATCCGAAGCCGAACGCCGCCGCATGGCGCGCGAGACGTTTGTGTATGTTGCGCAGTCGTGGCTCGACCGCAGCTGGCTCTGGCATGCGCCTGAAAAAGTGGTGGCCAGCCGGCTCAAGGTGGTGGGCGCCCCGCAGGAGATCGACGAGATCGCCAACGGCGACGAGCCGATGATCCTGTTCGCGCCGCATTTCTACGGCCTCGATGCCGCGGCCACGGCATTGACCATGCACACGCCGCGGCCTTCGGCCACCATCTACACGACCCAGCGCGATCCGATGGTCGATGAATGGATTCGCGAAGGCCGCACACGCTTCGGCAACGTGGCGGCGCTCAACAGGGTCGACGGCATCAAGCCGGTGCTCGGAGGCTTGCGCAAGGGCGGCTTGCTGTACCTGCTGCCCGACATGGACTTTGGCCGCGACCAGACCATCTTCGTGCCGTTCTATGGCGTGCAGGCCGCCACCGTGCCCTCGCTCTCGCGCTTCGCGCGGCTGGGCAAGGCCAAGGTGGTGCCGATCGTCTCCAAGCTCACGCCCGGGGGCTACGAGATCGAGGTGCTGCCGGCTTGGCAGAACTTTCCAACGGACGATGTCGAGGCCGACACTGCGCTCATGAACGAGCGGCTGCAGGGCTACATCGACAAGATGCCGTCCCAGTACTACTGGGTGCATCGCCGCTTCAAGACGCGGCCCGAGGGCGCGCCGTCGATCTACTGAAGAAGAACCGGGGCGGCTTCTTCAGTTCCGCTTCAGGAAGGCTTCGATCTCGCGCGCCACGAGCTGCGGCTGTTCGTGCACGATCCAGTGGGTGGCGTTGGGCACCTTTTTGATCTCGAGCTTGGGCACGTATTCCTCCAGGCCGTCGAGCAGGCCCGGCAACAGCGCCGCGTCGTCGAGCGCCCAGAAAACGAAGGTCGGCACGTTCACCGTGAGCCGCTCGCGCGGCAGCACCGGAATGCCGTCGATGCTCTGGCCCGGCAGCGGCGGCTTCATCGGCGTGACGCGATAGAGGTTGCAGGCGCCGGTAAGGCCGGCATTCCATACCTCGCGGTACTGCTGCTTCACCTCTTCGGTGAGCCACCCGAAGCCGTCGGGGCCGGCCTTCATCAGCGTGAAAAAGGGCCACATGCGCTTGAAGTCGTCGGCCGAGAGCAGCGCTTCGGCATCGGGCCTTGCCAGGAAGTTCATGTAGGCGCTGGCTTGCTGCTGCGCCGGGTTGTTGCGCAACTCGCGCGTGAAGGTGCCGGGGTGCGGCGAGTTGATGATGACCAGCCGGCCGACCTGCTCCGGAAAGGCATTGGCATAGCCCCAGCCGAAAGCTCCGCCCCAGTCGTGCGCGACCAGCGCGGCCATCGTGCCGTCGGCGCTCTCTGTGGCCGCCAGTTGCTGGATGTCCTGGATCAGCAGGTGGGCCTTGTACGCGGCCACTTCGGTGGGCGCGCTCGACTTCTCGAAACCACGCAGATTGGGCGCCAGGCAGCGGTAGCCGCCGTGTTCAGGCTGGGCGAAGTACTCGAGCAGTTCGTCCCAGATAAATGCGGCCTCCGGGAAGCCGTGGAGGAACACCATCAGCGGGCGCCCGGGCGCGCCGGTGGCGCGGCAGCTCAGCGTGGTTCCGTTGGGCAGGCTGCGCTGGAACGTCTCGATCATGCTTTGTCTCCTTCAACTTCCGTTGCTATTGTTTTCATAGTGGATCACGCAGATGGGACGGCAGCGAGCCGGTTTTCCCTAGGTGTCTTCCGGCACCGGGGACTGCCCGGCTTCCGCCAGCGTTTCCCCGGGCGGATGCGCCCAGCGCCACAGCAGCTCCGCGGCTTCTCCCACTCCCTGCTTCTTGAGGGCGGAGAACAGTTTGACTTCGCCGCCGCCGGCCTGCAGTCGCGTAATGGACAGTACCTTGGCGCCTTCGCTGCGGGTGAGCTTGTCGGACTTGGTCAGGAGCACGAGGAACTTGAGGCCTTGCTCGACGCGCGGGCGGATCACATCGAGCAGGATTTCGTCGAGCTCGGTGAGGCCCTGGCGCGGGTCGCACATCAGCACGACGCCGCGCAGGTTTTCGCGCGTCATCAAATAGTTGCCCATGACGCGCTGCCAGCGCAGCTTGGCTTCCTTGGGGACCGCGGCATAGCCGTAGCCGGGAAGGTCGGCCAGCACGGCGTCGTCGGCCTTTTGCTTGCCCACGCCGAACAGGTTGATGTGCTGCGTGCGGCCGGGTGTCTTGGAGGCGAAAGCCAGACGCGTCTGCTGGGTGAGCGTGTTGATCGCGGTCGACTTGCCCGCATTCGAGCGACCGACGAAGGCGATTTCGGGCAGGTCGAGCGGAGGCAAATGCTCGAGCTGCGGGGCGCTGGTCAGGAAGTGGGCGGTGTGCAGCCAGCCGAGCGCAACGCGCTCGCGCTCGGCGACGATGGGGTCCACGGCAGGGGTCGCGCGGGAAGGGGGAGCAGCGTGCTTGCGCGACGGCGTAGTCATCAATGAGCTTTCGGAACGGGCCGCCATTGTAGAATCGCGGGGTTTTGCGCCAATAAATCGAGCCCCCGATATGAAGTTGTTTGCCAATTTTCTGCTTGCAGCCCTCATGGGTGTCGCAGCCAGCGCGAGCCTTGCGGCCGACGCGCCAGCCGCCGCAGCGACTGCACCCGCCGCGGCCAAGCCGGCCAAGCCCGACCCCGCCAAGGGCGACGCGGTGTTCAATTCCGCGGCCCAGGCCTGTGCCTCCTGCCACAACGCAGACGGCAACTCGGCCATTGCGGCAAACCCGAAGCTGGCGCAGCAGCACCCCGAATACATCCTCAAGCAGCTGCAGGACTTCAAGTCCGGCAAGCGCAAGAGCCCGATCATGCAGCCCCTGGCGGCCAAGCTGTCCGACGAAGACATGCGCAACATCGCGTGGTTCGTGGGCTCCAAGAAGATCAAGACCGGCTTCTCCAAGGAGAAGGACACGGTGGCACTGGGCGAAAAGATCTACCGCGGCGGCATTGCCGACCGCCAGATTCCGGCCTGCGCCGGCTGCCACAGCCCCAACGGCGCCGGCATGCCCGCCCAGTACCCGCGCCTGGGCGGCCAGCACGCCGACTACACGGTGGCACAGCTTGTTGCCTTCCGGGACAACGTGCGCCAGAACAGCGCCCCCATGACCGGTGTGGCCGCAAAGCTGAACGACCGCGAAATCAAGGCCGTTGCAGACTACATTGCCGGCCTGCGCTGACGCCACGCCCTTCAGCGTGAACTAACCGCCGATAAAAAACCCAAACAGAGGGCGGGCCGATCCAGCTGGATGGCCCGCCCTTTGCTTTTTCCCTGTTCCTTTCCTCCCGCCCACCGATGTCTGTCTCCACCCACGGCCTTCGCGTCCATCGCGGCCCGCAAGTGCTTCGCGCTGCGGTGGAGCTGTTCTCGTCGATGCGGTTTGCCATCGCGCTGCTCACGGTCATCTGCATCGCATCGATCATCGGCACCGTGCTCAAGCAGCACGAGCCGATCAACAACTACATCAACCAGTTCGGTCCATTCTGGGCCGAGCTGTTCCGCACGGCCAAGCTCGATTCGGTCTACAGCGCCTGGTGGTTCCTGCTGATCCTGCTGTTCCTGGTGATCAGCACGTCGCTCTGCATTGCGCGCAACACGCCGCGCATTTTTGTGGACCTGAAGACCTTCAAGGAAAACATCCGCGCGCAGAGCCTCAAGGCCTTCGGCCAGCGCGCTGAAAACCAGCTTGCCGAGGAGCCCGCCGCGGCAGCCAACCGCATCGGCCAACTGCTGGTGAGCGGCGGCTGGAAGGTCAAGCTGCAGCAGCGCGAAGCGGCGGAAGGCCAGTCTGGCGCGGGCTGGATGGTCGCGGCGCGTGCGGGCGGCGCCCACAAGCTGGGCTACATCGCCGCGCACAGCGCCATCGTGCTGGTGTGCATCGGCGGCCTGCTCGACGGCGACCTGGTGGTGCGTGCCCAGACCTGGTTCAACGGCAAGAGCGTGTTCACCGGCGGCGGCATGATTGCCGACGTGCCGCCGCAGCACCGGCTGTCGCCCCGCAACCCGACCTTCCGCGGCAACATCCTGGTGCCCGAAGGCGGGCAGGGCAGCGTGGCCATCCTGCAGCAGTCGGACGGCGTGCTGCTGCAGGAGCTGCCGTTCTCGATCGAGCTCAAGAAGTTCATCGTCGACTATTACTCCACCGGCATGCCCAAGCTGTTTGCGAGCGAGGTGGTGCTGCACGACCGCGAGACCGGCGCCCAGGTGCCCGCGCGCATCGAGGTCAATCATCCGGCCAGCTACAAGGGCGTGGAAATCTACCAGTCGAGCTTCGACGACGGCGGCTCCAAGGTGAAGCTCAAGGCGGTGCCGATGGCCGCCGCCGCCAAGCCCTTCGAGGTCGATGGCGTCATTGGCGGGCCAAGCACTGAAATTACCAACGGCAAGGAAAAGCTCACGCTCGAATACGCTGCGCTGCGCGTGATCAACGTCGAGAATTTTGCCGACGGGGGTGCCATGGGCAGCGGCGCCGACGTGCGCAAGGTCGACCTGCGCCACGACATCGAATCGCGCCTGGGCGCCGCCAACAAGACCACCAAGCCGAAGGTGCTGCGCAACATCGGCCCGAGCATCGGCTACAAGCTGCGCGACGCCGCGGGCCAGGCGCGCGAATACCAGAACTACATGGTGCCGGTCGACACCGGCGACGGCCAGCCGGTGTTCCTGCTCGGCATGCGCGAGAAGCCCGAAGAGCCGTTCCGCTACCTTCGCGTGCCGGCCGACGAGCAGGGCAGCATGGACAGCTTCGTGCGTATGCGCGCTTCGCTGGCCGACGCCGACACCCGCGCCCGTGCCGTCGAGCGCTACATCGCCAAGGCCGTCGATCCGAAGCGGCCCGAAATGGCCGAGCAACTCAGCGTTTCGGCTGCGCGTGCACTCGCGCTCTTTGCCGGCAGCGAGCGTGCGAAGGCCGACGCCAGCACGCAGGGCGGCTGGCAGGCCATTGCGGAATTCATGGAAGCCAACGTGCCCGAGCCCGAGCGAGAGCGTGCCGGCGCGGTGCTGGTGCGCATCCTGAACGACGTGCTGTTCGAACTGCTCAATCTCAGCCGCGAAAGCGCGGGGCTCGAGGCCTTGCCGCGCGACGACAAGTCGCAAGCCTTTCTCACGCAGGCGGTGCTGGCCATCAGCGATGCGCATTTCTATCCGGCGCCCGTCGCAATGATGATGACCGACTTCACCCAGGTGCAGGCCAGCGTGTTCCAGGTGGCGCGAGCGCCCGGAAAGAACGTGGTCTATCTGGGCTGCCTGTTGCTGATCATCGGGATTTTTGCCATGCTGTACGTGCGCGAGCGCCGGCTCTGGGTGTGGCTGGCACCCGGCGGCACAAGCGCAGGACACAACAACACCACGGCTGCCACGATGGCCTTCTCGGTCAATCGCAAGACGATTGACAGCGATCGCGAGTTCGAGCACCTCAAGCACAAGCTGCTTGCCTTGAAAAACGAAGGACCGGCGTCGCCATGAACACCACCACCCTCACGCTCAACGAAAGCTGGTTTTCGCGCCGCAACCTGTTCGACTGGGTTTTCGCGGCACTGGTGCTTGCAGGCGGCCTTTTTGCCTTTGTGCGGTATGCGGGCGCTATGGACTCGTACGAGAAGCCGATCCTCGTCGCCGCGATGATTTCCGTCATTGCGATCGGCTGGTTCTGGCGGCCGCTGCGGGTGCTCGCCATCGTCGTGGCGGCGGCCTCGCTGCTGGCCATCGGCTCCTACCAGGGCGACCTGGCGCGCGCGGACACGGTGTTCTGGCTCAAGTACTTCCTGTCGAGCCAGTCGGCCATTCTCTGGATGAGCGTGCTGTTCTTCATGAGCACGCTGTTCTACTGGCTCGGTTTCTTCGGCGGCAAGCAGGGCGACACCTTCGAGCTCATCGGCTCGCGCCTCACATGGGCTGCCATTGCCATGGCGCTCATCGGCACCATGGTGCGCTGGTACGAGAGCCACCTGATCGGGCCGGACATCGGGCACATCCCGGTCAGCAACCTGTACGAAGTGTTCGTGCTGTTCTGCTGGCTTACCGCGGCGTTCTATCTGTACTTCGAAGCGCGCTACGGCACCCGGGCGCTCGGCGCCTTCGTCATGCTGGTGGTGAGTGCGGCGGTGGGCTTCCTGCTCTGGTACACGCTGGTGCGCAACGCACACGAGATCCAGCCGCTGGTGCCCGCGCTGCAAAGCTGGTGGATGAAGCTGCATGTGCCGGCCAACTTCATCGGCTACGGCACTTTCGCGCTTGCGGCCATGGTGGCCTTTGCCTACCTGGTGAAGGAACAGGCGGGCGAAACCCGCTGGTACAAGCTCACGCCGATCTGGCTCCTGGGCGTGGCGCTGTGCTTTGTTCCGGTGGCATTCCGCCAGCGCGTGCAAGAGGCCGGCGGGAGCTACTGGGTGATCTATGCGGGCATTTCCGCACTCATCGCTGCGGGCATTCTGCTGGGGCGCAAGCGCATTGCGGCAAGGCTGCCCGCCAACGAGGTGCTCGACGACGTGATGTACAAGTCGATCACGGTCGGTTTTGCCTTCTTCACCATTGCCACCGTGCTGGGCGCCTTGTGGGCGGCCGATGCCTGGGGCGGCTACTGGAGCTGGGACCCGAAGGAAACCTGGGCGCTGATCGTCTGGCTCAACTACGCGGCCTGGCTGCACATGCGGCTGGTCAAGGGTTTGCGCGGCACCGTGGCGGCCTGGTGGGCGCTGGCCGGCTTGGCGGTCACCACCTTTGCCTTCCTGGGCGTGAACATGTTCCTGAGCGGACTGCACAGTTACGGCACCTTGTAGCCCCGGCCGCCGGCTTTTTCGCGAAGAATTGAATCCACGCGCAGCGATTGTGCGTAACCGAATCAGGGAATTGCTCGAACTACCCTGAGCAAAACGATTCACGCGAAAGGCCATCACCATGTCGTTCTCCTCCCGCCCGCAAGGTCGCAACAGCGGTTTCATCCATCCGCTTTCGAGCGAAATCACGCCGCGCGCCGTCTACGAGAGCCGGCGCGACCTGCTGAAGCTGATGGCTGGCGGCGCGGCCGGTGCCGCGCTGGCAAGCTTTGCAGGACGCGAGGCCTTCGCACAGGCGACCGGCCCGCACAAGCTGGCGCTGCTGCCGGGCGCCAAGTCCGCCGTGCCGGGCGCGCAAACGATGGAAAAGCTCACCGACTACAAGGACGCGACGAGCTACAACAACTTCTATGAGTTCGGCACCGACAAGGGCGACCCGGTCAAGAACGCGGGCACGCTCAAGACCCGCCCGTGGACCGTGGAGGTCGAGGGCCTGGTCAAGAAACCCGGCAAATACGGCATCGAAGACCTGCTGAAGCTCAGCGCGCAGGAAGAGCGCATCTACCGCCTGCGCTGTGTCGAGGGCTGGTCGATGGTCATTCCGTGGGTGGGCTATTCGCTGGCCGAGCTCATCAAGCGGGTCGAACCCCAGGGCAACGCCAAGTATGTGGAGTTCGTGACCCTGGCCGACCCCAAGACCATGCCTTTCGTCGGCTCGCGCGTGCTCGACTGGCCCTACACCGAAGGCCTGCGGATGGACGAGGCCATGCATCCGCTCACGCTGCTGGCCTTTGGCATGTACGGCGAAGTGCTGCCCAACCAGAACGGCGCGCCGGTGCGCCTGGTGGTGCCGTGGAAATACGGGTTCAAGTCGGCCAAGTCGATCGTGAAGATCCGCTTCGTCGAGAAAGAGCCGAGCACGGCGTGGAACAAGGCCGCGGCCCAGGAATACGGTTTCTATTCGAACGTGAACCCGAACGTCGACCATCCGCGCTGGAGCCAGGCCACCGAGCGCCGCATCGGCGACGGCGGCGGGCTTTTTGCCAAGCGCAACAAGACGCTGATGTTCAACGGCTACGAAGCCCAGGTCGGCCAGCTCTATGCGGGCATGGACCTGAAGAAGAACTATTGAGCCCGAGCCTGCCTCGCCATTCAGCCTTTGCGCCATGAACAAGCTGCTCATGCATCCGGCGGCCAAGCCGGTGGTCTTCTTGCTGTGCCTGCTGCCGTTCGCGTGGCTGACCTATGGCGCATTCACCGACGGGCTGGGTGCGAACCCGGCCGAGTTCCTGATTCGCGCCACGGGCGACTGGAACTTGCGCTTCATCTGCATCGTGCTGGCCGTGACGCCGCTGCGCGTGATCGCCAAGGCGAACGCGCTCGCACGCTTTCGCCGCATGCTGGGCCTGTTCGCGTACTTCTATGTGGTGGTGCACCTGCTGTGCTACAGCTGGTTCGACATGGGCTTCGAGTGGGCCGAGATCGCCAAGGACATTGCCAAGCGGCCGTTCATCCTGGTGGGGTTCACGGCCTTCGTGCTGCTGACGCCGCTGGCCGCCACATCGTTCAACCGCGCGATCAAGGCACTGGGCGCCAAGCGCTGGCAAATGCTGCACAAGCTGGTCTACCTGATCGCCGGCCTCGGCCTGCTGCACTTCTTCTGGATGCGCGCGGGCAAGAACAACTTTGCCGAGGTGTTCGTCTACGCGGCAATCGTCGCGGTGTTGCTGGGGTGGCGCGTGTGGAACTACGCGAGCAAGCGCAAGCCGAAGCCCTCGGCGGGCGCTCGCGGCGGCAGTAGCGGCAACGAGAAGTCGCTGGGCCGCAGCAGCGCCGGCTGACGCGCTGATCGGCCCGCCCAAGGCGCACGGCGGCTGCGGCGGATCAGCCCTCGATCCGCTCGCTGCGCAGCTGGTCTTCCATCGTCTCGCGGCGACGGATCAGGGT containing:
- a CDS encoding cytochrome c biogenesis protein ResB, whose translation is MSVSTHGLRVHRGPQVLRAAVELFSSMRFAIALLTVICIASIIGTVLKQHEPINNYINQFGPFWAELFRTAKLDSVYSAWWFLLILLFLVISTSLCIARNTPRIFVDLKTFKENIRAQSLKAFGQRAENQLAEEPAAAANRIGQLLVSGGWKVKLQQREAAEGQSGAGWMVAARAGGAHKLGYIAAHSAIVLVCIGGLLDGDLVVRAQTWFNGKSVFTGGGMIADVPPQHRLSPRNPTFRGNILVPEGGQGSVAILQQSDGVLLQELPFSIELKKFIVDYYSTGMPKLFASEVVLHDRETGAQVPARIEVNHPASYKGVEIYQSSFDDGGSKVKLKAVPMAAAAKPFEVDGVIGGPSTEITNGKEKLTLEYAALRVINVENFADGGAMGSGADVRKVDLRHDIESRLGAANKTTKPKVLRNIGPSIGYKLRDAAGQAREYQNYMVPVDTGDGQPVFLLGMREKPEEPFRYLRVPADEQGSMDSFVRMRASLADADTRARAVERYIAKAVDPKRPEMAEQLSVSAARALALFAGSERAKADASTQGGWQAIAEFMEANVPEPERERAGAVLVRILNDVLFELLNLSRESAGLEALPRDDKSQAFLTQAVLAISDAHFYPAPVAMMMTDFTQVQASVFQVARAPGKNVVYLGCLLLIIGIFAMLYVRERRLWVWLAPGGTSAGHNNTTAATMAFSVNRKTIDSDREFEHLKHKLLALKNEGPASP
- the ccsB gene encoding c-type cytochrome biogenesis protein CcsB, with amino-acid sequence MNTTTLTLNESWFSRRNLFDWVFAALVLAGGLFAFVRYAGAMDSYEKPILVAAMISVIAIGWFWRPLRVLAIVVAAASLLAIGSYQGDLARADTVFWLKYFLSSQSAILWMSVLFFMSTLFYWLGFFGGKQGDTFELIGSRLTWAAIAMALIGTMVRWYESHLIGPDIGHIPVSNLYEVFVLFCWLTAAFYLYFEARYGTRALGAFVMLVVSAAVGFLLWYTLVRNAHEIQPLVPALQSWWMKLHVPANFIGYGTFALAAMVAFAYLVKEQAGETRWYKLTPIWLLGVALCFVPVAFRQRVQEAGGSYWVIYAGISALIAAGILLGRKRIAARLPANEVLDDVMYKSITVGFAFFTIATVLGALWAADAWGGYWSWDPKETWALIVWLNYAAWLHMRLVKGLRGTVAAWWALAGLAVTTFAFLGVNMFLSGLHSYGTL
- the msrP gene encoding protein-methionine-sulfoxide reductase catalytic subunit MsrP, translated to MSFSSRPQGRNSGFIHPLSSEITPRAVYESRRDLLKLMAGGAAGAALASFAGREAFAQATGPHKLALLPGAKSAVPGAQTMEKLTDYKDATSYNNFYEFGTDKGDPVKNAGTLKTRPWTVEVEGLVKKPGKYGIEDLLKLSAQEERIYRLRCVEGWSMVIPWVGYSLAELIKRVEPQGNAKYVEFVTLADPKTMPFVGSRVLDWPYTEGLRMDEAMHPLTLLAFGMYGEVLPNQNGAPVRLVVPWKYGFKSAKSIVKIRFVEKEPSTAWNKAAAQEYGFYSNVNPNVDHPRWSQATERRIGDGGGLFAKRNKTLMFNGYEAQVGQLYAGMDLKKNY
- a CDS encoding sulfite oxidase heme-binding subunit YedZ — protein: MNKLLMHPAAKPVVFLLCLLPFAWLTYGAFTDGLGANPAEFLIRATGDWNLRFICIVLAVTPLRVIAKANALARFRRMLGLFAYFYVVVHLLCYSWFDMGFEWAEIAKDIAKRPFILVGFTAFVLLTPLAATSFNRAIKALGAKRWQMLHKLVYLIAGLGLLHFFWMRAGKNNFAEVFVYAAIVAVLLGWRVWNYASKRKPKPSAGARGGSSGNEKSLGRSSAG